Genomic segment of Luteolibacter arcticus:
TCCAGCCTTTAGATTTCGCGCATTTTCGCGTGATTTCGCGGTTCCCTTGAAACTCCCGCCTCGGTCGAAAAGCTGGATCCTTTGACCGAGAATCCGCTCCAACCTCACTTCACCGTAGCATATTCCTCCGAGGCTTTCTGAAGCGCGGCCGCATCGGGCTCGCCGTCGGCGACGATCAGCCGGTAGCGGGCGACGTAAGGTTTCCCCGGCTCGATCGACATCGCGCCACCCTGCTGCGGGGCGTAGCAGAAAAACGGCTCGGTGGGATGCACCCGGATCGGTTGCGGCGAACGGAAGTTCGAGGGATGGCAAAGGATCGCCACGCCGCAGGTTTTGCCATCCACCTTGCCGCCGACCCAGCACCACGGCTCCTTGGCGGTGTTCACCTTCAGCCGGTCGGTGAGGCCGGACGCGGTCAGGAACTGGGCATTCCCCGCGCCGTCCCAAGCGCGATTCCCGCGCAGGCCGAGGCCACCGTAGTGATACTCAGGCAGTTTCAGCGGGGATTCGCCCGCGCAGGTTTGGGTGATGGTGAGGTCGATGATGTTCCTCTTCCCGTCAGTTGAAACCGCGACGTCCCATGTTTCCAAAAGCGCGACCTTCTCGGGCTTCGCCGTCATGTCGATGAACTGATGCTTGGCCGTGAAGCCGGAGCCATCGCGATTCTTCCCTTCCACCAGCGCCACGAAATCCACCCGGCCCTTGCCATCGCCCATGTTCCAGAAGTCCGTCGACCGGCCCTCGAACTCCGCCTTGGTCCAAGGCGACCACACCCCGTGATGATGCACGTGATTCGGCGGAAAATCGTCCGTCACCAGCTTCCCGGAGGGCGTGTGGATCGACTGGATATAGCCGCCCCGCTTGAAAATTTCCTTGATGTCCTTGCG
This window contains:
- a CDS encoding PmoA family protein; translation: MKPLSFLVALVAAVLPAAAQNVSIAREGKQLIARAGDKEILRYQAEPGEFPRKDIKEIFKRGGYIQSIHTPSGKLVTDDFPPNHVHHHGVWSPWTKAEFEGRSTDFWNMGDGKGRVDFVALVEGKNRDGSGFTAKHQFIDMTAKPEKVALLETWDVAVSTDGKRNIIDLTITQTCAGESPLKLPEYHYGGLGLRGNRAWDGAGNAQFLTASGLTDRLKVNTAKEPWCWVGGKVDGKTCGVAILCHPSNFRSPQPIRVHPTEPFFCYAPQQGGAMSIEPGKPYVARYRLIVADGEPDAAALQKASEEYATVK